One window of Nicotiana tomentosiformis chromosome 11, ASM39032v3, whole genome shotgun sequence genomic DNA carries:
- the LOC104121095 gene encoding GTP-binding protein BRASSINAZOLE INSENSITIVE PALE GREEN 2, chloroplastic has translation MLIRSLSPSKLKKLLLPLSLSPCTHTAPIPNSLPPILDRIPYTQNPAKTLIPHFLFRNFCTPSKIQSLPLSRDGNFEEVTSNVICPGCGVTMQDSAPKQPGHFIKPSIKSPNYRERINKNPIADEPEISVSLKRGLLNEVVECENQENLENTVEKIEKPVVCARCHSLRHYGKVKDPSVENLLPDFDFDHTVGRRLMSSSGARAVVLMVVDASDFDGSFPRKVARLVSRIIEENSRAWKEGKSGNVPRMVLVVTKIDLLPSSLSPTRLEHWVRTRAREGGAVKLTSVHMVSAVRDWGVKNLVDDVVGLAGPRGHIWAVGAQNAGKSTLINAIGKCFGGKVTHLTEAPVPGTTLGILRVEGVLPGNAKLFDTPGLLHPHQISTRLNRDEQKLVHISKELRPRTYRIKVGHSVHIGGLMRLDVEELSVDSVYVTVWASPLIPLHMGRTENVSTMLEEHFGRQLQPPIGEGRVEELGKWLKREFHVSGNSWDSSSVDIAASGLGWFAIGLKGEAKLGVWTYDGVDVIVRNGLLPNRSYNFEVAGFTVSEIVSKADRSSNKQRHNEKKRKLNDSAEKIAEPSTIDVASTTC, from the exons ATGCTAATCCGATCTCTTTCTCCATCAAAGCTGAAGAAACTACTTCTACCACTTTCTCTCTCACCATGTACACACACAGCTCCTATACCCAACTCTTTACCTCCAATTCTTGACAGAATCCCTTATACCCAAAACCCTGCTAAAACCCTAATCCCTCATTTCTTGTTCAGAAACTTCTGTACACCCTCAAAAATCCAATCTTTACCCCTTTCTAGAGATGGGAATTTTGAGGAAGTTACTTCGAATGTCATTTGCCCTGGTTGTGGTGTCACTATGCAAGATTCTGCCCCAAAACAGCCAGGGCATTTCATTAAGCCTTCAATTAAAAGCCCAAATTATAGAGAACGCATTAACAAGAATCCAATTGCTGATGAGCCAGAAATATCAGTTTCTCTCAAAAGGGGTTTACTTAATGAGGTTGTAGAATGTGAAAATCAAGAAAATCTTGAAAACACAGTTGAGAAAATTGAAAAGCCAGTAGTTTGTGCTAGGTGTCATAGTTTAAGGCATTATGGGAAAGTTAAGGACCCTAGTGTAGAGAATTTGTTGCCTGATTTTGATTTTGATCACACTGTTGGGAGGAGGTTGATGTCGAGTAGCGGGGCGAGAGCTGTTGTTCTAATGGTGGTTGATGCATCTGATTTTGATGGATCGTTTCCTAGGAAAGTAGCTCGGTTAGTTTCTAGGATAATTGAAGAGAATTCCCGGGCGTGGAAGGAGGGAAAATCGGGGAATGTACCTAGAATGGTATTGGTAGTTACAAAGATTGATCTTTTACCTAGCTCATTGTCACCTACTAGGCTTGAACATTGGGTTAGAACAAGGGCAAGAGAGGGCGGGGCGGTTAAGTTGACGAGTGTACATATGGTTAGTGCAGTGAGAGATTGGGGAGTGAAGAATTTGGTTGATGACGTAGTGGGATTGGCTGGGCCGAGAGGCCATATTTGGGCAGTAGGGGCACAAAATGCTGGGAAAAGCACATTGATCAATGCGATTGGAAAGTGTTTTGGTGGGAAGGTAACTCATTTAACGGAGGCTCCGGTGCCAGGAACTACATTAGGGATTTTGAGAGTGGAAGGGGTGCTTCCTGGGAATGCCAAGTTGTTCGATACCCCGGGGCTTTTACATCCTCATCAGATTTCGACGAGGTTGAACAGGGATGAGCAGAAGCTAGTTCATATAAGTAAAGAGTTGAGGCCAAGGACATATAGGATCAAG GTAGGACATTCAGTTCATATAGGTGGGCTCATGAGGTTGGACGTGGAAGAATTATCTGTTGATTCTGTGTATGTTACAGTTTGGGCATCTCCGTTGATTCCACTTCATATGGGGAGGACAGAGAACGTCAGCACAATGCTGGAAGAACATTTTGGGCGTCAGCTGCAG CCGCCGATTGGAGAGGGACGAGTTGAGGAGCTAGGGAAATGGTTGAAGAGGGAATTTCATGTGAGTGGGAATTCGTGGGATTCAAGTTCTGTTGATATTGCTGCTTCAGGTCTTGGTTGGTTTGCCATTGGACTTAAGGGAGAGGCTAAACTAGGTGTCTGGACATATGATGGCGTTGATGTCATAGTTCGTAATGGATTACTTCCAAACAGATCATATAATTTTGAAGTTGCTGGCTTTACTGTTTCAGAAATTGTTTCCAAAGCTGACCGTTCTTCAAATAAGCAGCGCCACAATGAGAAAAAGAGGAAGTTGAACGACTCTGCTGAAAAAATTGCAGAACCATCAACTATCGACGTGGCTTCAACTACTTGCTAA
- the LOC104121094 gene encoding large ribosomal subunit protein P1-like encodes MSLGEVACTYACLILNDEDIPITAEKISALVKAANVTVEPYWPLLFAKLAEKRNLGDLIMNVGAGGGGAAVAVAAPAGAGAGAAAAAPAAEEKKEEPKEESDDDMGFSLFD; translated from the exons ATGTCGCTCGGAGAAGTAGCTTGCACTTACGCTTGTTTGATCCTCAACGACGAGGACATTCCAATCACT GCAGAGAAAATTTCTGCTTTAGTGAAAGCGGCTAATGTGACAGTCGAGCCTTACTGGCCTCTGCTGTTTGCTAAGCTTGCTGAGAAGAGAAACCTTGGGGATCTCATCATGAATGTCGGTGCTGGTGGCGGTGGTGCTGCAGTTGCTGTTGCTGCTCCCgctggtgctggtgctggtgctgcAGCAGCTGCCCCTGCTGCAGAGGAAAAGAAG GAAGAGCCCAAGGAAGAAAGTGATGACGACATGGGGTTCAGTCTGTTTGACTAG